One window of the Triticum dicoccoides isolate Atlit2015 ecotype Zavitan chromosome 3B, WEW_v2.0, whole genome shotgun sequence genome contains the following:
- the LOC119277342 gene encoding probable LRR receptor-like serine/threonine-protein kinase At2g28960, with protein MAIINSASAKLTWILAPLLVLATTTTIRVHGQPSSTSGFISLDCGKRNTTPYTDSSIRGIQHQSDAGFVEGGLTHQIAAVYMAGAPYESQKTLRSFPNGSRNCYTLPSTPGKKLVRALFTYGDYDGLNRTMDGSPFLFGLHIGANFWEAVNLTNWDPSSTIWKEVLTVAPGDSVSVCLINFGTGTPFVSALELRPLQDSMYPFVNSSVSISYFRRIRFGQATDFITRYPLDPYDRFWEGWSFSYNTYPWMTLNTSSTVRRLPGDNTFQVPEGILQQASTLDTNYSFFEINVAVGPNLDAKNLQLLPIFHFAEINISNQNRRFDIYSDNDLLFPDFSPSRFQADSMHENGRFLHNPTATFLLNKTRSSRLPPLINAFEVYSLVRMDNLTTDADDVNYMKEVKKHYNLARINWNGDPCSPREYSWEGLTCDYSKRNQNPRIVAVDLSTSGLKGGLITSFMNMASLENLDLSHNNLTGAIPDYQIKSLKVLDLSYNQLDGPIPNSILQRSQAGLLDLRLEGNPVCSKVKDTYCSNKKNTKSTMLIAVIVPVVLVSLLVVMCILWKLCWKGKSGDNEDYAMYEEETPLHIDIRRFTYADLKHITNDFKQIVGKGGFGTVYHGTMENGDEVAVKVLMETSIAESTDFLPEVQTLSKVHHKNLVTLQGYCQNTKCLALVYDFMPRGNLQQLLREGDDYSLTWEQRLHIALDSAQGLEYLHESCTPSIVHRDVKTANILLDKNLVGIIADFGLSRAFNDAHTHISTVAAGTLGYLDPEYHATFQLTIKTDVYSFGIVLLEIITGKPPVLMDPHTYHLPNWVRQKIAKGSIQDIVDKRLLDQYDANSLQSVVDLAMNCVESAAIDRPSMTEVVSRLKVLLPTTPSRKQYASPSSTKSMNDEMRKQFQLLISGEGNYESSSSFQSGYTSRMTELPPLSGR; from the exons ATGGCGATCATCAACTCGGCAAGTGCAAAACTGACATGGATCTTGGCACCGCTGCTCGTCCTGGCCACGACAACAACGATTCGCGTCCATGGCCAGCCTTCTTCTACCTCTG GGTTCATAAGCCTCGACTGCGGAAAGAGAAACACTACTCCCTACACCGACAGCAGCATACGAGGAATACAGCACCAGTCCGACGCTGGATTCGTCGAGGGCGGTTTGACCCACCAAATAGCAGCAGTGTACATGGCTGGTGCCCCATATGAGAGCCAAAAAACCTTGAGGAGCTTCCCCAACGGCTCAAGGAATTGCTACACGCTACCATCCACCCCTGGTAAAAAGTTGGTGAGGGCCTTGTTTACTTATGGCGACTACGACGGGTTGAACCGGACTATGGACGGGTCGCCATTTTTATTTGGGCTCCATATCGGTGCCAATTTCTGGGAGGCGGTAAACTTGACAAATTGGGATCCATcaagcacaatatggaaggaggtgCTCACCGTTGCTCCGGGCGACTCAGTGTCGGTCTGTCTGATAAACTTCGGTACAGGGACTCCATTCGTGTCTGCGTTGGAGCTGAGGCCACTGCAAGATTCGATGTACCCTTTTGTGAATTCTTCGGTGTCAATCAGCTACTTTCGCCGGATCAGATTTGGTCAAGCCACTGACTTCATCACTAG ATATCCGTTGGACCCTTACGACCGGTTCTGGGAGGGCTGGTCTTTCTCCTACAACACCTACCCCTGGATGACCCTAAACACTAGCAGTACAGTGAGGAGGCTACCCGGCGACAACACCTTCCAGGTACCAGAGGGCATCCTCCAGCAGGCCAGCACCCTAGACACAAACTACTCCTTCTTCGAGATCAATGTGGCAGTGGGTCCCAACCTGGACGCCAAGAACCTGCAGCTTCTCCCGATCTTCCACTTTGCCGAGATCAACATCAGCAACCAGAACAGGAGGTTCGACATCTACAGCGACAATGACTTGCTGTTTCCAGACTTCTCGCCGTCAAGATTCCAGGCGGACAGCATGCACGAGAACGGGCGGTTCTTGCACAACCCTACCGCAACCTTCCTGCTGAACAAGACACGCAGCTCAAGGCTCCCACCGCTCATCAATGCGTTTGAGGTGTACTCGCTAGTGCGGATGGATAACCTCACCACTGATGCCGACGATG TCAATTACATGAAAGAAGTCAAGAAACACTACAATTTGGCACGAATAAACTGGAATGGAGATCCATGCTCCCCAAGAGAATATTCCTGGGAAGGTTTGACTTGCGACTACTCTAAGAGAAACCAGAATCCGAGGATTGTCGCAGT AGATCTGTCTACTAGTGGACTGAAAGGTGGATTAATCACATCATTCATGAACATGGCATCACTGGAGAACTT GGATTTATCACACAACAATTTGACAGGAGCTATTCCAGACTACCAAATAAAGTCACTCAAAGTTCT CGATTTGTCATATAACCAGCTCGATGGACCAATCCCTAATTCTATTCTTCAAAGATCTCAGGCCGGTCTGCTTGACTTAAG GTTAGAAGGCAATCCCGTATGCTCAAAAGTCAAAGATACGTACTGTTCAAATAAGAAGAACACCAAATCTACCATGCTCATCGCAGTGATAGTTCCTGTAGTACTGGTATCCCTCCTAGTAGTGATGTGCATACTCTGGAAATTGTGCTGGAAag GGAAGTCAGGAGACAATGAGGATTATGCTATGTATGAAGAGGAAACACCCCTACATATTGATATCAGACGGTTCACGTACGCAGACCTGAAACACATAACAAACGACTTCAAACAAATCGTTGGAAAAGGAGGTTTTGGTACTGTTTATCATGGCACAATGGAAAATGGTGATGAAGTAGCTGTTAAGGTGCTTATGGAGACATCAATAGCGGAGTCAACAGATTTCCTCCCTGAG GTGCAAACCTTGTCCAAAGTTCATCACAAGAATCTCGTGACTCTACAAGGATATTGCCAGAACACGAAGTGCCTAGCCCTCGTTTATGACTTCATGCCCAGAGGAAATCTTCAACAGCTTTTAAGAGAAG GAGATGACTACAGTTTGACTTGGGAACAACGACTTCATATTGCACTTGATTCGGCACAAG GACTGGAATATCTACATGAGTCATGCACCCCATCAATAGTTCACAGAGATGTCAAGACAGCCAACATCCTTCTGGACAAGAACCTGGTGGGGATAATAGCTGATTTTGGGCTTTCGCGGGCTTTTAACGATGCACACACGCACATATCTACCGTTGCTGCTGgcactctcggctacctcgaccccgagtaccatgcaactttccagctCACCATCAAGACAGATGTTTACAGCTTCGGCATCGTGCTCTTGGAGATCATCACTGGCAAGCCCCCGGTATTGATGGACCCTCACACCTACCACCTACCAAACTGGGTACGCCAAAAGATTGCGAAAGGCAGTATTCAAGATATCGTGGACAAGAGGCTGTTGGATCAGTACGACGCCAATTCCCTGCAGAGCGTGGTGGACCTTGCCATGAACTGTGTGGAGAGTGCAGCCATCGACAGGCCGAGCATGACCGAGGTAGTTTCAAGGCTAAAAGTGTTGTTGCCAACGACTCCAAGCCGGAAACAGTATGCTTCCCCGTCCTCCACGAAGTCCATGAATGATGAAATGCGAAAGCAGTTCCAGCTGTTGATTTCTGGAGAAGGCAACTACGAGAGCTCCAGCTCCTTCCAGTCTGGCTATACCAGTAGGATGACAGAATTGCCCCCCTTATCTGGACGGTGA